From the genome of Duffyella gerundensis, one region includes:
- the eptA gene encoding phosphoethanolamine transferase EptA: MRLTLLKRPTLNRVAFILLFSAYIALFLNVAWYRQVLAVMPLHTAHNVLVFLSMPLVVISVINIVLVLASLVWLDKLLIALFIMLSASAQYFIHNYGIVVDRSMIVNMLDTTASESFALLTPQLLFSLLVSGVAMVAVAFWIRIKKAPSWWKALAWRAGSLLLSVALILLVALCFYKDYASLFRNNKELIKGLSPSNSIAASLSWYKHHRLTNQPLVRIGEDAHRNPLMLNGAKKNLTILIVGETSRGRNFSLSGYPRLTNPRLANDDVTYFPNTTSCGTATAVSVPCMFSNMPRAHYDEALASHQEGVLDIIQRAGINVLWNENDGGCKGACDRVPHQDITSLDLPGMCINGECYDEVLFHGLEAYIQQLKGDGVIVLHTIGSHGPTYYHRYPPQFRKFTPTCDTNEIQECSQTQLVNTYDNTLLYVDYIVDKAIGVLKSHQDRFTTSLVYLSDHGESLGENGEYLHGMPYAIAPDAQKHVPMVIWLSPDYRQRYGIDMHCLNKQAATLDYSQDNLFSTMLGLTGTQTHEYVSGDDILSACRSSK; this comes from the coding sequence ATGCGCCTGACGCTGTTAAAAAGGCCGACGCTCAACCGCGTGGCTTTTATTTTGCTGTTCTCTGCTTATATTGCGCTGTTTTTAAATGTCGCCTGGTATCGTCAGGTGCTTGCCGTCATGCCGTTGCATACGGCGCATAATGTGCTGGTGTTTCTGTCGATGCCGCTGGTCGTAATCAGCGTGATTAACATCGTTCTGGTGCTCGCTTCGTTAGTGTGGCTCGATAAACTGCTGATTGCGCTGTTTATTATGCTTTCAGCGAGCGCACAATACTTCATTCACAATTATGGCATCGTGGTCGATCGCTCAATGATTGTGAATATGCTGGATACCACCGCATCAGAAAGCTTTGCGCTGCTGACGCCGCAGCTGCTGTTTAGCCTGTTGGTATCGGGTGTGGCGATGGTGGCGGTGGCTTTCTGGATCCGCATCAAAAAAGCGCCGTCGTGGTGGAAAGCACTGGCCTGGCGTGCTGGCAGCCTGCTGCTTTCGGTGGCGTTGATCCTGCTGGTGGCGCTCTGCTTCTATAAAGATTACGCCTCGCTGTTCCGCAACAACAAAGAGCTGATCAAAGGCTTAAGCCCTTCCAACAGCATTGCGGCGTCGCTGTCGTGGTACAAACATCATCGCCTGACGAATCAGCCGCTGGTGAGAATCGGTGAGGATGCGCACCGCAATCCGCTGATGCTCAACGGCGCCAAAAAGAACCTGACCATTCTGATCGTGGGGGAAACTTCGCGCGGCCGCAATTTCTCACTCTCCGGATACCCGCGGCTGACCAATCCGCGGCTTGCCAACGATGACGTGACCTACTTTCCCAATACCACCTCCTGCGGCACCGCAACGGCAGTGTCGGTGCCCTGCATGTTCTCTAACATGCCACGCGCACATTACGATGAAGCGCTGGCCAGCCATCAGGAAGGCGTGCTGGATATCATACAGCGTGCCGGAATCAATGTGCTGTGGAATGAAAACGACGGCGGCTGTAAAGGCGCCTGCGATCGGGTACCGCATCAGGACATCACCAGTCTGGACCTGCCGGGTATGTGCATCAACGGTGAATGCTACGACGAGGTGCTGTTTCACGGACTTGAAGCCTATATTCAGCAGCTGAAAGGAGACGGCGTGATTGTGCTGCATACTATCGGCAGCCACGGGCCAACCTATTATCATCGTTATCCGCCGCAGTTCCGCAAATTTACGCCGACCTGCGACACCAACGAGATTCAGGAGTGTTCACAAACACAGCTGGTCAATACCTACGATAATACGCTGCTGTATGTCGATTATATTGTCGATAAGGCGATAGGCGTGCTGAAGTCACATCAGGACCGTTTTACCACCAGCCTGGTGTATCTCTCCGATCACGGCGAGTCGCTGGGTGAAAACGGCGAGTATCTGCATGGCATGCCCTATGCGATTGCGCCCGATGCGCAGAAGCATGTGCCGATGGTAATCTGGCTCTCGCCCGATTACCGGCAGCGTTACGGCATTGATATGCACTGCCTGAATAAACAGGCGGCGACGCTGGATTATTCGCAGGATAATCTGTTCTCCACCATGCTGGGATTAACCGGCACCCAAACCCACGAATATGTGTCCGGCGATGATATTCTCAGCGCCTGTCGGAGCAGCAAGTAG
- the umuD gene encoding translesion error-prone DNA polymerase V autoproteolytic subunit, translating to MDIYRPSGLDALIHLPLFMDRVPCGFPSPAQDYIEERLDLNKLIIKHPGATYFVKVSGDSMIDAGINEGDLLVVDRSMTAEHGAIIVAALDGEFTVKELRLRPQVQLVPHNRHYAPVTLHGEAELEIFGVVTFVIKAT from the coding sequence ATGGATATCTATCGGCCGTCCGGGCTGGATGCGCTCATTCACCTGCCGCTGTTTATGGATCGCGTGCCCTGCGGCTTTCCCAGCCCGGCGCAGGATTATATTGAAGAGCGCCTCGATCTGAACAAGCTCATTATCAAACATCCGGGTGCGACCTACTTCGTTAAGGTCAGTGGCGATTCAATGATCGACGCGGGCATTAACGAAGGCGATCTGCTGGTGGTTGATCGTTCGATGACTGCTGAACATGGCGCAATCATCGTGGCGGCGCTGGACGGCGAATTCACGGTGAAGGAGCTGCGGCTGCGGCCACAGGTGCAACTGGTGCCGCACAACCGCCACTATGCACCGGTGACGCTGCATGGCGAAGCGGAGCTGGAGATATTTGGCGTGGTGACTTTTGTCATCAAGGCGACCTGA
- the msrA gene encoding peptide-methionine (S)-S-oxide reductase MsrA: MAIEYAVIAGGCFWCTEAVFKDVIGVESVESGYTGGARPNPTYEQVCSGATGHAEAIRIGFDPAQVSYGDLLDISFVTHDPTQLNRQGNDIGTQYRSAIFPANAEQEAEAKAAIARAQQDHDVPVVTTIEPLKEWYPAEAYHQDYWEGAGQRNGYCMAVIPPKLQKLRKSFANRVKA; the protein is encoded by the coding sequence ATGGCTATTGAATATGCAGTAATCGCTGGCGGCTGTTTCTGGTGTACCGAAGCGGTATTTAAAGACGTTATCGGCGTGGAAAGCGTGGAGAGCGGCTATACCGGCGGCGCGCGCCCTAATCCAACCTACGAGCAGGTATGCAGCGGTGCCACCGGCCATGCCGAAGCGATCCGTATCGGTTTTGATCCCGCTCAGGTCAGCTATGGCGATCTGCTCGATATCAGCTTTGTGACCCACGATCCCACCCAGCTGAACCGTCAGGGCAACGATATTGGTACCCAGTATCGCTCCGCCATCTTCCCGGCCAATGCCGAACAGGAAGCGGAAGCCAAAGCGGCTATCGCCCGCGCCCAGCAGGATCATGATGTGCCAGTGGTCACCACCATTGAGCCGCTGAAAGAGTGGTATCCCGCTGAGGCTTATCATCAGGATTACTGGGAAGGCGCAGGCCAGCGCAACGGCTACTGCATGGCGGTAATCCCACCGAAATTGCAGAAGCTGCGTAAGAGCTTTGCGAATCGGGTGAAAGCGTAA